The proteins below come from a single Candidatus Bathyarchaeota archaeon genomic window:
- the radA gene encoding DNA repair and recombination protein RadA, whose translation MLQMEANKKKYEFIEDLPGVGPATAQKLRELGYHTVESLAMATSRELEPVGVSEKKAFQIIEAARSSVGIAFIRADELFKMRKTVLRLSTGSKALDKIVDGGLETQTITEFYGEYGSGKSQMCHQLCINVQLPPERGGLSGAALYVDTENTFRLERIVQMAKFAGLDPEEAVKNIIYAEAYTSDHQMFLLENADEIIKANNIRLIIIDSLTAHFRSEYIGREMLASRQQRLNKHMHKLVALARAFNAVAVVTNQVMAKPDQFFGDAIHPIGGNIVGHTSHTRVYLRRASHGPIRIARLVSSPYLPEGEEILKVTENGIEDVSEEEKATKTTRGR comes from the coding sequence ATGCTGCAGATGGAAGCAAACAAGAAAAAATACGAGTTCATCGAGGATCTCCCCGGCGTGGGTCCCGCAACCGCCCAGAAACTCCGCGAACTCGGCTACCACACCGTCGAATCGTTGGCGATGGCGACTAGCCGCGAACTCGAGCCCGTCGGTGTCAGCGAAAAGAAAGCCTTCCAAATCATCGAAGCAGCGCGCTCCTCTGTGGGCATAGCATTTATCCGCGCAGACGAACTCTTCAAGATGCGCAAAACCGTCCTGCGACTAAGCACAGGAAGCAAAGCTCTGGATAAAATCGTGGACGGCGGCTTGGAAACCCAAACTATAACGGAATTCTACGGGGAATACGGCAGCGGCAAAAGCCAGATGTGCCATCAACTCTGCATTAACGTGCAGCTTCCGCCTGAACGCGGAGGACTCAGCGGCGCAGCCCTCTACGTGGATACAGAAAACACTTTTCGGCTGGAACGCATCGTGCAGATGGCCAAGTTCGCTGGATTAGACCCTGAGGAAGCCGTCAAAAACATCATTTACGCTGAAGCCTACACCAGCGACCACCAAATGTTTCTGCTTGAAAACGCCGACGAAATCATCAAAGCCAACAACATACGCCTCATCATCATTGACTCATTAACCGCGCATTTCCGAAGTGAATACATCGGCAGAGAAATGCTTGCCTCGCGTCAGCAGAGACTAAACAAACACATGCATAAACTCGTCGCTCTCGCACGGGCATTCAACGCTGTCGCAGTCGTCACCAACCAGGTTATGGCTAAACCCGACCAGTTCTTCGGAGACGCCATCCACCCCATCGGCGGCAACATCGTCGGCCACACAAGCCACACCCGCGTTTACCTGCGCCGTGCATCCCATGGACCCATCCGTATCGCAAGGCTGGTTTCAAGTCCATATTTGCCTGAGGGAGAGGAAATCCTTAAAGTCACCGAGAACGGAATAGAAGATGTCTCTGAGGAAGAGAAAGCAACCAAAACAACCCGTGGACGCTAA
- the rqcH gene encoding ribosome rescue protein RqcH: MRKKDFTSFDIAAAVKEFQSTVADSRVNNIYQFTEKTLVFKLHKTDKAPLRLAIEAGKRIHQTAYAEESPAEPPPFCMMLRKYLRDSWFRGIEQYGFERIVTLSFETKTGMLRLVVELFGDGNFILINEQNVIVQALAFKKMRDRDILRGLTLEYPPQSGINPFQATLEVLKEGLNAAGEVEAVRFLARFLGVGGVYAEEILLRAGVEKSRPCISLKPEETDAVFGALQSLLAPVMEGKFEPGIIQDSEGSYLDVTPLKLRRYEGYRTQPFESFNAALDEFYLHVTAVERAAGTIEVDKLKAEAARLKRMVAEQEKSIAEDEAKSEHDRQIGDVIYAHFNELESFQETLLKASSQGYAWEAIVGQVLAAKKQGKLPMAYVESFDGKNMAFNMNLEGLRLSFCLRLSLFDNANEYYERGKRAKQKAQGAMAALYDSRRKLGEAEAELLEAERLRSLKPAEIMEALSKRKEEMETRQWYEKFRHFTSSDGFLVVAGKDTVSNEVLIKKHTSAEDVVFHAEIAGSPFVVVKAEGREVSGQALLEAAEAAASYSRAWREGAGAADVYWVRVDQLSKSGPSGESVPHGAFFVVGKRNWFRNTPLRVAVGICVGEEAAFVGGPVDSVRAKTKTYVVIQPGDYQGKELLQLVLRALTAKLSREQRIKAGKTSIEQIREYIPYTKGALNPKATTP; the protein is encoded by the coding sequence ATGCGCAAAAAAGATTTCACCAGCTTTGACATAGCAGCAGCCGTCAAAGAATTCCAATCCACAGTAGCCGACAGCCGAGTCAACAACATCTACCAGTTCACAGAAAAAACCCTCGTGTTCAAACTCCACAAAACCGACAAAGCCCCCCTCCGCCTCGCCATAGAAGCAGGCAAACGCATCCACCAAACCGCCTACGCCGAAGAAAGCCCCGCTGAGCCGCCGCCGTTCTGCATGATGCTGCGCAAGTACCTCCGCGACTCCTGGTTCCGCGGCATCGAACAATACGGGTTCGAACGCATTGTAACATTGAGTTTTGAAACAAAAACGGGGATGCTGCGGCTGGTGGTGGAGCTCTTCGGGGATGGCAACTTTATCCTCATCAACGAGCAAAACGTGATTGTGCAGGCGTTAGCTTTCAAGAAGATGCGTGACCGCGATATCCTACGGGGTTTGACGCTGGAGTATCCGCCTCAAAGCGGAATTAACCCCTTCCAAGCCACCCTTGAGGTGCTCAAGGAGGGGCTAAATGCCGCAGGCGAGGTGGAGGCAGTGCGGTTTTTGGCCCGGTTTCTGGGTGTGGGCGGCGTGTATGCGGAGGAGATTTTGCTTAGGGCCGGTGTGGAGAAGAGTAGGCCCTGCATAAGCCTCAAGCCAGAGGAGACTGACGCGGTTTTCGGTGCCCTGCAGAGCTTGCTTGCGCCTGTTATGGAGGGCAAATTTGAGCCAGGCATAATCCAAGACTCGGAAGGCAGCTACCTTGATGTTACGCCGCTGAAGCTTAGGCGCTATGAGGGCTACAGAACCCAGCCGTTTGAATCCTTCAACGCGGCACTCGACGAGTTCTATCTGCATGTAACCGCCGTGGAGCGGGCGGCGGGAACCATAGAGGTTGATAAACTTAAAGCTGAAGCCGCTCGGTTGAAGCGGATGGTTGCTGAGCAGGAGAAATCCATCGCTGAGGACGAAGCCAAATCCGAGCATGACCGACAAATCGGCGATGTCATCTACGCCCACTTCAATGAGCTTGAGAGCTTCCAGGAGACTTTGCTTAAAGCCAGCTCTCAGGGGTATGCTTGGGAAGCCATCGTCGGGCAGGTGTTGGCTGCCAAAAAGCAGGGTAAGTTGCCGATGGCGTATGTGGAGTCTTTTGATGGGAAAAACATGGCTTTTAACATGAATCTTGAGGGTTTGCGTTTGAGTTTTTGTTTGCGTCTGTCGCTTTTCGATAATGCTAACGAGTACTATGAGCGGGGCAAACGCGCTAAGCAGAAGGCGCAGGGCGCGATGGCGGCGCTCTATGACTCTAGACGCAAACTCGGCGAGGCGGAGGCGGAGCTTTTGGAGGCGGAGAGGCTTAGGAGCCTTAAACCCGCTGAAATCATGGAGGCGCTCTCGAAGCGTAAAGAGGAAATGGAGACGCGGCAGTGGTACGAGAAATTCCGTCACTTCACCAGCTCCGACGGGTTCTTGGTGGTGGCGGGCAAGGACACGGTGAGTAACGAGGTGCTGATAAAAAAGCACACATCCGCCGAGGACGTGGTGTTCCATGCTGAAATCGCGGGTTCGCCCTTTGTGGTGGTGAAGGCGGAGGGACGCGAAGTTTCTGGGCAGGCGCTGTTGGAGGCAGCTGAGGCAGCTGCGTCTTATTCGCGTGCTTGGCGCGAGGGCGCCGGCGCCGCAGACGTGTACTGGGTCAGGGTGGATCAGCTTAGCAAGAGTGGCCCCAGCGGGGAGTCGGTGCCGCATGGAGCCTTTTTTGTGGTTGGCAAAAGGAACTGGTTTCGCAATACGCCGCTTCGGGTTGCCGTGGGCATCTGCGTGGGCGAGGAAGCCGCGTTTGTGGGGGGCCCGGTGGATTCGGTGCGGGCGAAAACCAAAACCTACGTGGTCATCCAGCCGGGGGATTATCAGGGTAAGGAGCTGCTCCAGCTGGTCCTGCGGGCCTTAACCGCTAAACTCAGCCGCGAGCAACGCATCAAAGCCGGCAAAACCAGCATAGAGCAAATCCGCGAATACATCCCCTACACCAAAGGCGCCCTCAACCCCAAAGCCACAACCCCCTAA
- a CDS encoding dienelactone hydrolase family protein yields MEMTLRIPVGSAEVEGNLFLPSGTHGVVVFAHGSGSSRFSPRNQYVAKEFNKAQLGTLLFDLLTPDEEEEDALTAQYRFDIPLLAGRLVGVTQWLKNDSNTNQLALGYFGASTGAAAALMAAAKMPSDVAAVVSRGGRPDLAGEFLSDVQAPTLLLVGGLDEEVIDLNRQAMRQMTNKNRLVIVEGATHLFEEPGKLEEVSKLSMDWFSRYLR; encoded by the coding sequence ATGGAAATGACCCTTAGAATCCCCGTTGGCTCCGCTGAGGTTGAGGGAAACCTGTTTTTGCCCTCTGGCACCCACGGCGTGGTGGTGTTTGCCCATGGCAGCGGAAGCAGCCGCTTTAGCCCCCGCAACCAATACGTCGCCAAAGAATTCAACAAAGCCCAGCTGGGTACGCTGCTGTTTGATTTGCTTACACCCGACGAGGAAGAGGAGGATGCGCTGACGGCGCAGTACCGCTTTGACATTCCCCTGTTGGCTGGGCGGCTGGTTGGCGTGACGCAATGGCTAAAAAATGATTCTAACACAAATCAGCTTGCCCTCGGCTACTTCGGAGCCAGCACGGGCGCGGCTGCAGCGTTGATGGCGGCTGCCAAGATGCCCAGTGATGTGGCTGCGGTGGTTTCCCGCGGCGGAAGACCTGACTTGGCAGGTGAATTTCTCTCTGATGTTCAGGCGCCGACGCTGCTGCTGGTAGGGGGTTTAGATGAGGAAGTTATCGATCTTAACCGTCAGGCTATGCGTCAGATGACAAACAAGAATCGCCTCGTCATAGTGGAGGGCGCCACGCATCTTTTTGAGGAACCCGGCAAACTCGAGGAAGTATCTAAGCTTTCGATGGATTGGTTTAGCCGCTACCTACGCTAA
- a CDS encoding zinc-ribbon domain-containing protein: protein MPYCGKCGNQITPNAKFCGRCGAPLTQAPPPATEPSPKISSSPAQAAYNPPSDYTAPPAFSTVPPPPPPPPPPAAPTPAPAAPAMPSSVAPAAMPSQPSAPAPQRLPQASGEETYGVILLRRMKSLGRYDSYAGVVTSQRLIFAQITSQMVTDAAQQARDQAKADGKGFFGQWANQLKNTFGFTGRYLTMPPDAILSETPGNFALDNNSINEIKVHLKGGGYEQNQRDEFEAEIRSSMGKYVFRMDKNSGHTDLLKRAYGDRVKMPFGYISKTVNIKF from the coding sequence ATGCCTTACTGTGGAAAATGTGGAAACCAGATAACTCCGAACGCAAAATTCTGCGGACGCTGCGGCGCCCCACTTACCCAAGCCCCGCCGCCAGCAACCGAGCCTAGCCCCAAAATCAGTAGCAGCCCAGCCCAGGCAGCCTACAATCCCCCCTCAGACTACACGGCGCCTCCCGCATTCAGCACTGTGCCTCCACCACCGCCACCGCCGCCTCCGCCGGCAGCACCGACGCCTGCACCCGCCGCGCCAGCCATGCCTTCGTCAGTTGCGCCAGCAGCGATGCCGTCACAGCCCTCAGCTCCAGCGCCTCAGCGGTTGCCGCAGGCCAGCGGCGAAGAAACCTATGGCGTCATCTTGTTGCGCAGGATGAAGTCTCTTGGCCGATACGACAGCTATGCAGGTGTAGTTACGTCTCAGCGGCTGATTTTTGCGCAGATCACCAGCCAAATGGTGACGGATGCGGCGCAGCAAGCAAGAGATCAAGCTAAAGCGGATGGCAAAGGCTTCTTTGGGCAGTGGGCTAACCAGCTGAAAAACACCTTCGGCTTCACCGGCCGCTACCTCACGATGCCTCCTGACGCGATTTTATCGGAGACCCCCGGCAACTTTGCCCTCGACAACAACAGCATAAACGAAATCAAAGTGCACCTTAAAGGCGGCGGCTACGAGCAGAATCAGCGGGATGAGTTTGAAGCGGAAATCCGCTCCAGCATGGGCAAATATGTGTTTCGAATGGACAAGAACAGCGGCCACACTGACCTGCTTAAACGGGCATATGGCGATCGGGTAAAGATGCCGTTTGGTTACATCTCCAAGACCGTGAATATCAAGTTTTAG
- a CDS encoding phosphoribosyltransferase gives MTYFSDRVDAGKRLAAALEGFSRGGVVLAIPRGGVVVGYEIAKALGLPLDIIIPHKLGAPDNPELAIGAIAEDGTAIIDDDLVTYMGVTEEYIAEESERQKQEIRRRLELYRQTRAEPNLTGRDVIVVDDGIATGSTMKAALASVKNRGAASVTVAVPVGPPSTIQELKQLADRVVCLYTPEYFQAIGQFYRDFNQTSDEEVIGLLKDGNQRPKQGVAAV, from the coding sequence ATGACTTATTTTTCTGATCGCGTAGATGCTGGTAAGCGTTTAGCTGCTGCCCTTGAGGGTTTCTCCCGCGGCGGCGTTGTCCTTGCGATTCCACGGGGCGGTGTAGTTGTGGGCTACGAGATAGCTAAGGCGCTGGGGTTGCCGCTGGACATAATTATCCCGCATAAACTGGGTGCGCCCGACAACCCAGAGTTGGCGATTGGCGCCATAGCTGAAGACGGCACCGCCATCATAGACGATGACTTGGTCACCTACATGGGCGTCACCGAGGAATACATCGCTGAGGAAAGCGAGCGACAGAAACAGGAGATTCGCCGCCGCCTCGAACTATACCGCCAAACCCGCGCCGAACCCAACCTAACTGGGCGGGATGTGATTGTTGTAGATGATGGCATCGCCACGGGCTCCACGATGAAGGCGGCTTTAGCTTCGGTGAAGAACCGGGGAGCAGCAAGCGTAACCGTCGCGGTGCCGGTGGGGCCTCCCTCAACCATACAGGAGCTCAAGCAACTTGCAGACCGCGTCGTATGCCTCTATACCCCTGAGTATTTCCAGGCCATCGGGCAATTCTATCGGGACTTTAACCAGACCAGCGATGAAGAAGTCATCGGGCTTCTCAAAGATGGCAACCAGCGCCCAAAGCAGGGGGTGGCTGCGGTTTGA
- a CDS encoding DUF2267 domain-containing protein — translation MSTKILALDRAIQNTIEWLDDIQTELGWERRSDAYKATKAVLQTIRDRSTIEEVMHLTANLPLIMKGMLLDGYTLREKPVKLRDADEFLLYVQANYDSQGDIIDAEEVVEAVAAVLTRRMGGGEIQKIASTMPHKIRRLFQTAPEAETASGKTEIPVY, via the coding sequence TTGTCAACCAAAATTTTGGCTCTTGACAGGGCAATCCAGAACACCATAGAGTGGCTAGACGACATCCAAACCGAGCTGGGTTGGGAACGCCGCAGCGACGCCTACAAAGCCACCAAAGCCGTGCTGCAAACCATCCGCGACCGCTCCACCATCGAAGAAGTCATGCACCTCACAGCGAACCTGCCGCTTATCATGAAGGGGATGCTTCTTGACGGCTATACACTTAGGGAGAAGCCAGTGAAGCTGCGGGATGCCGACGAGTTTCTGCTCTATGTGCAGGCGAATTATGATTCGCAGGGCGACATCATCGACGCAGAGGAAGTGGTTGAGGCTGTGGCGGCGGTGCTGACCCGGCGGATGGGCGGCGGAGAAATACAGAAAATCGCCTCGACGATGCCGCATAAGATTAGGCGGCTGTTTCAAACTGCGCCGGAGGCAGAGACGGCTTCGGGCAAAACAGAAATCCCAGTTTACTAG
- a CDS encoding right-handed parallel beta-helix repeat-containing protein, producing MSPIKKYERRRSSALFDVSDFAAAGDGEADDSKAINDAISAAAEAEGGTVLFSKGTYRCLAIRPKSAVTLQGQGWGETILKGFDDKSNSAIIDGTGYFSYKSPLTEFNMYDLELDGKDMNRSGYHYNRKGIGNQWMKNAVFRSVFVHDTPATAFGTDFTINVYFMDCLCTDCGTAGVVGNGVGSNGFGIGVSDVTEVVVFSGCQALGIANNGFTLEAQITQGIGYANITDCYTERCGNAGYSNSGSKGVNIKGCTDSRSKYGVYISSNASQPGDQTIITDSEFIHQQSHGVYSDLPINNHLTVKGCLFTECGGSAIKSLGSYCSYSDNTFKGCREATVICQPAGGAVGKGYLIANNLVLNGVSTGILIDSSDQEIIGLLVKGNIILDCKGVGIKAVCKPGVASGNYTASVIEGNVLNGNAEPQVDVLGASAGLTVKNNYQ from the coding sequence ATGAGTCCTATTAAGAAGTATGAGCGTAGACGCTCCTCAGCTCTGTTTGATGTATCTGACTTTGCCGCGGCAGGCGACGGAGAAGCCGACGACAGCAAAGCCATAAACGACGCGATTTCAGCTGCAGCAGAAGCTGAAGGCGGAACTGTCCTTTTCTCCAAAGGCACCTACAGATGCCTAGCTATTCGACCTAAAAGCGCGGTTACCTTGCAGGGGCAGGGCTGGGGCGAAACCATCCTTAAGGGCTTTGATGACAAAAGCAACAGCGCCATAATCGACGGCACAGGCTACTTCTCCTACAAATCTCCTTTAACCGAATTTAACATGTATGACTTAGAGCTGGACGGCAAAGACATGAACCGAAGCGGCTACCACTACAACAGAAAAGGAATCGGCAACCAATGGATGAAAAACGCAGTTTTCAGAAGCGTCTTTGTCCACGACACCCCCGCCACAGCATTTGGCACCGACTTCACCATCAACGTCTACTTCATGGATTGCCTATGTACGGACTGCGGCACAGCTGGCGTTGTCGGCAACGGCGTGGGCAGCAACGGCTTTGGCATCGGCGTCAGCGACGTAACAGAGGTGGTGGTTTTCTCCGGCTGCCAAGCACTGGGGATAGCTAACAACGGCTTTACACTTGAGGCGCAGATAACGCAGGGCATCGGATACGCCAACATCACCGACTGCTACACTGAACGCTGTGGCAACGCGGGTTACTCGAATTCGGGGTCAAAGGGCGTAAACATCAAGGGTTGCACTGACAGCAGAAGCAAATACGGCGTGTACATAAGCTCGAATGCTTCCCAACCCGGCGACCAAACGATAATTACAGACAGCGAATTCATACATCAGCAGAGCCACGGCGTATACTCTGATTTGCCAATTAACAATCATCTTACCGTTAAGGGCTGCCTATTCACTGAATGCGGCGGCTCAGCCATCAAAAGCCTGGGTAGTTACTGCAGCTATTCAGATAACACCTTCAAAGGCTGCAGAGAAGCCACCGTAATCTGTCAGCCCGCCGGCGGCGCTGTGGGAAAAGGCTACCTGATAGCTAACAACCTGGTTTTAAACGGAGTTTCCACGGGTATACTTATCGACTCCTCTGATCAGGAAATCATCGGTTTACTAGTTAAAGGCAACATAATCCTCGATTGCAAGGGCGTGGGGATAAAGGCTGTATGCAAGCCCGGCGTTGCGTCCGGCAACTATACTGCTTCGGTTATCGAGGGCAACGTGCTAAACGGCAATGCTGAGCCGCAAGTGGATGTTTTAGGCGCTTCCGCTGGGCTGACTGTTAAGAATAACTATCAATGA
- a CDS encoding creatininase family protein: MATKKQHLWLDELSTFEAAQAAQEGKVIIFPIGSIEEHGEHLPLCTDCIQPEYVAVEVAKKTGALIAPPLRYGICNATRNFPGTLTIQFDTLYHLAHDVLSELVRWGFHRIIVMSGHAGNSHMVALRLAAQDVVAKGEQKQVRIMVLSDFDFAEEVGFKYAASGDGHAGTLETARVMDIAPQLVKSKGKAGVWNLPRFEVVAHPEEYFPEGVNGDPTAASAEIGHKLNMYIIAEVEKLVSALKE, translated from the coding sequence ATGGCAACCAAAAAACAGCACCTCTGGCTTGACGAGCTAAGCACCTTCGAAGCCGCCCAAGCAGCCCAAGAAGGCAAAGTCATAATTTTCCCCATAGGCAGCATCGAGGAACACGGCGAACACCTGCCACTCTGCACCGACTGCATCCAACCCGAATATGTTGCGGTAGAGGTGGCTAAAAAAACGGGCGCTCTAATCGCGCCTCCCCTCCGCTACGGCATCTGCAACGCCACCCGCAACTTCCCCGGCACCCTCACCATCCAATTCGACACGCTCTACCATCTGGCACATGATGTGCTCTCGGAGCTTGTGCGGTGGGGCTTCCACAGAATCATCGTTATGAGCGGGCACGCGGGCAACTCGCATATGGTTGCTCTTCGGTTGGCGGCGCAGGACGTGGTTGCTAAGGGCGAGCAGAAGCAGGTGCGGATAATGGTGCTTTCGGATTTTGACTTCGCTGAGGAAGTGGGTTTCAAGTATGCGGCTTCCGGAGACGGACATGCGGGCACCCTTGAGACGGCTAGGGTGATGGATATTGCGCCCCAGTTGGTGAAGTCAAAGGGAAAAGCGGGGGTTTGGAATCTGCCACGGTTTGAGGTGGTGGCGCATCCTGAAGAGTACTTCCCCGAGGGAGTCAACGGCGACCCCACGGCTGCGTCAGCGGAGATTGGACACAAACTAAACATGTACATCATCGCTGAAGTGGAAAAATTGGTCAGTGCCCTAAAAGAGTAA